The Impatiens glandulifera chromosome 3, dImpGla2.1, whole genome shotgun sequence genome contains a region encoding:
- the LOC124932394 gene encoding peptidyl-prolyl cis-trans isomerase CYP21-1 encodes MATISAIIQPKWFFLFVVCSIFVIYVFSTTQTVEKSGEESYDITQRVYLDVDIDKQRVGRIVIGLYGGVVPKTTENFRALCTGELGKSVSGKLLHYKGMPFHRIIPGFMIQGGDISYGDGRGNLSIYGGPFRDENFKIKHSHAGVISMVNSGPDSNGSQFFITTVKASWLDGEHVVFGKVIEGMDTVYAIEGGAGTYSGKPRKKVIVADSGEIPKNEWGDGNNVSSTSGDVS; translated from the exons ATGGCTACGATCTCGGCCATAATTCAACCGAAATggttttttctctttgttgtCTGCTCAATTTTCGTAATCTACGTCTTCTCTACTACTCAAACT GTGGAGAAGTCAGGGGAAGAGAGTTACGATATCACACAGAGAGTATATTTAGATGTTGATATAGACAAACAACGTGTAG GGAGAATTGTGATAGGATTGTATGGAGGAGTCGTGCCTAAAACTACGG AAAATTTCAGAGCTTTGTGCACAG GGGAATTGGGGAAGAGTGTGAGTGGAAAACTTCTTCACTACAAGGGAATGCCATTTCATCGTATAATACCGGGGTTCATGATTCAAGGTGGAGATATTTCTTATGGTGATGGAAGGGGAAATTTATCCATTTATGGTGGCCCTTTTCGTGACGAGAACTTCAAGATAAAACACTCGCATGCAg GTGTTATTTCAATGGTTAATTCAGGACCAGACTCCAATGGCTCTCAATTCTTCATCACCACTGTAAAGGCTAGCTG GTTAGATGGCGAGCATGTTGTTTTCGGAAAGGTGATTGAAGGAATGGATACTGTATATGCAATCGAAGGTGGAGCTGGGACCTACAGTGGCAAACCGAGGAAAAAAGTGATAGTTGCTGATTCCGGAGAAATACCCAAGAATGAGTGGGGAGATGGAAACAACGTCTCCTCAACAAGCGGTGATGTCTCAtga